One region of Mesobacillus boroniphilus genomic DNA includes:
- a CDS encoding DUF5667 domain-containing protein, whose protein sequence is MKKLSNQEMKKIAKSTLALVLAGTFTFSPVAMAEENNSEIETVELQNVSTEEIEEVKTQVDELEETNPSLIPGDFFYFAKIALEKIRLAFTIDDAKEAELLATYAAERLQEASALFAEGNEEEALKVIEAAVEYMESSQEIVDEEVSKEEETNTEDGATTDEDTEGTDSEESTETGEEPADDLVAEEPSDLDGEEESVEEEVEGEDPFEEIEGMLRQNIVALKAAMEHVGNDNARAQLQKNIDKTYAKMAKKLAKLEEKYAEEPVEEEENTETTEPVELEPVVESDLLPADETAEVPEETMPADDDTTVVPAVVSVKAEKEKAKQERKEAKQQKKEEKQQAKQDKKEQKSNKHGNKGNGNGNGKGNDKN, encoded by the coding sequence CGCCAGTTGCAATGGCGGAAGAGAACAATTCTGAGATCGAAACTGTAGAGTTGCAAAATGTCAGCACTGAAGAGATTGAAGAAGTAAAGACACAGGTCGATGAGCTTGAAGAAACGAATCCATCTTTGATTCCTGGTGACTTCTTCTACTTTGCTAAAATCGCACTGGAGAAAATAAGGCTTGCTTTTACAATTGATGATGCTAAAGAAGCAGAATTACTTGCTACATATGCAGCAGAACGCCTTCAAGAGGCAAGTGCTTTGTTCGCTGAGGGTAACGAAGAAGAAGCCCTTAAAGTAATCGAAGCTGCTGTTGAATACATGGAATCTTCACAGGAAATTGTAGATGAGGAAGTATCAAAGGAAGAAGAAACAAACACTGAAGATGGAGCAACCACTGATGAAGACACAGAAGGAACAGATTCAGAAGAGTCAACTGAAACTGGTGAAGAGCCTGCCGATGATTTAGTCGCTGAAGAGCCAAGTGATCTAGACGGGGAAGAAGAGTCAGTGGAAGAAGAAGTTGAAGGTGAAGATCCTTTCGAAGAGATTGAAGGAATGCTCAGGCAGAATATCGTTGCATTGAAAGCTGCTATGGAACACGTTGGCAATGACAATGCGAGAGCACAGCTTCAAAAGAACATTGATAAAACATACGCTAAGATGGCAAAGAAATTAGCTAAATTAGAAGAAAAATATGCTGAGGAGCCTGTTGAGGAAGAGGAAAATACTGAAACAACTGAGCCAGTTGAATTAGAACCAGTAGTTGAATCAGACCTCTTGCCTGCAGATGAAACAGCTGAAGTGCCTGAAGAAACAATGCCTGCAGATGATGATACAACGGTTGTTCCAGCAGTAGTTTCAGTAAAGGCAGAAAAAGAAAAAGCTAAGCAAGAACGCAAGGAAGCTAAACAGCAAAAGAAAGAAGAAAAACAACAGGCTAAGCAGGATAAGAAAGAACAGAAATCAAACAAGCATGGAAATAAAGGCAATGGAAATGGCAACGGAAAAGGTAACGATAAAAACTAA
- the sigI gene encoding RNA polymerase sigma factor SigI: MLSLLFMAKKKRRPLEETVEKIHQGDAALREELIDSYKPFIAKTVSSVCKRYIHESDDEFSIGLIAFNEAIQKYSSEKGNSLLSFAEVMIKRRVIDYIRQQSRNQNLSFHISNDPTEEEQQRSTIEDELSLDEFRKKTEQELRREEIMQFQAVLKEFDLSFQDLLEQSPKHADARKNAMLVAKSMVEDEELKNFLLDKKRLPIKQLEDMVKVSRKTIERNRKYIIAIALILIGDYVYLKDYIKGVLET; this comes from the coding sequence TTGCTAAGTTTATTGTTCATGGCAAAGAAAAAGCGCAGGCCACTGGAAGAAACCGTAGAAAAAATCCACCAGGGGGATGCTGCTTTAAGAGAAGAATTGATTGATTCTTACAAGCCATTTATCGCGAAGACTGTTTCGTCTGTCTGCAAGAGATACATACATGAGTCTGACGATGAATTTAGCATTGGCCTCATCGCATTTAACGAGGCAATTCAGAAATATTCATCTGAAAAAGGAAATTCTTTATTAAGCTTTGCAGAAGTCATGATCAAGCGAAGGGTGATTGATTATATCCGCCAGCAAAGCCGGAATCAAAACCTGAGCTTCCACATCTCAAATGACCCGACTGAGGAAGAACAACAGCGGTCGACTATTGAAGATGAGCTATCTCTAGATGAGTTCAGAAAAAAAACAGAACAGGAACTTAGAAGAGAAGAAATCATGCAATTCCAAGCGGTATTGAAAGAATTTGACCTATCTTTCCAGGATTTGCTCGAGCAGTCGCCTAAGCATGCAGATGCTCGTAAAAACGCAATGCTTGTTGCAAAATCAATGGTTGAAGACGAGGAATTGAAGAATTTCCTTCTCGATAAAAAACGCTTGCCAATCAAGCAATTAGAAGACATGGTCAAAGTCAGCAGAAAAACCATAGAGAGAAACAGAAAATATATTATTGCTATCGCACTTATATTAATTGGGGATTATGTCTATTTAAAGGATTATATTAAAGGGGTGTTAGAGACATGA
- a CDS encoding anti-sigma factor domain-containing protein — MRKGVILEINDLYLTLLTPEGEFLRARKHQQDYQLGEEIHFFPETETVKRKKFNLSFLNSFKARTIALAAAFMLIMSALLPAYHDGQVYAYMSIDVNPSIELAVNDDLKVLQMIGYNPEGEEIIGEIKGWKKRDAAVVAEMIIEEIEEEGFLKEKNDIVIATVHNKQAKESVDQKLEKKISEIKKSTQMEDLNVKVMEATMEDREKAQKQGVTTGVYKEKQKDMPKPAEKPVEKNKKANPEPAKKDPAPAVVPQPEKKEPPGQEKKNNPAIPEGNPNKSDTQAPKKGNGNKNSGYNSNSQGNNKHAYKGNKNSQDRHQYKNGKKSNTQQGPKSDSRGQAEKNKDNRRSMK; from the coding sequence ATGAGAAAAGGGGTTATCCTTGAAATCAATGATCTTTACCTAACATTGTTGACCCCCGAAGGCGAGTTTTTGCGAGCCCGAAAGCATCAACAAGATTATCAGTTAGGAGAAGAAATTCATTTTTTTCCCGAAACAGAAACTGTTAAAAGAAAGAAATTCAATTTATCGTTTTTAAATAGCTTCAAGGCAAGGACTATTGCACTTGCTGCAGCATTTATGCTGATCATGTCTGCGCTTCTTCCGGCCTACCACGACGGACAGGTTTACGCGTATATGTCTATTGATGTGAACCCTAGCATTGAACTGGCAGTAAACGATGATTTAAAGGTCCTTCAAATGATAGGCTATAACCCTGAAGGGGAAGAAATCATTGGTGAAATAAAGGGCTGGAAAAAAAGAGATGCAGCCGTGGTCGCAGAGATGATCATTGAGGAAATCGAGGAAGAAGGTTTCTTAAAAGAAAAAAATGACATTGTCATCGCAACTGTCCACAATAAACAGGCAAAAGAATCAGTAGATCAAAAACTAGAAAAAAAGATATCTGAAATTAAAAAATCAACACAAATGGAAGACCTGAATGTTAAAGTGATGGAAGCAACAATGGAAGACAGGGAGAAGGCACAAAAGCAGGGTGTTACTACTGGTGTATACAAAGAAAAGCAAAAGGATATGCCGAAGCCTGCAGAAAAGCCGGTTGAAAAGAACAAAAAAGCCAACCCAGAACCTGCAAAGAAAGATCCTGCTCCAGCAGTTGTTCCACAGCCTGAAAAGAAGGAACCACCAGGTCAGGAAAAGAAAAATAATCCTGCAATTCCAGAAGGAAATCCGAACAAGTCGGATACACAGGCACCTAAAAAAGGCAATGGGAATAAAAATTCTGGTTATAACAGTAATAGCCAGGGTAACAACAAACATGCTTATAAAGGCAATAAAAACAGTCAAGACCGACACCAATATAAAAATGGAAAAAAGTCTAACACTCAGCAAGGCCCAAAAAGTGACAGCAGGGGACAAGCTGAGAAAAACAAAGACAATCGCAGAAGTATGAAATAG
- a CDS encoding alpha/beta-type small acid-soluble spore protein, giving the protein MARNSNKLLVPGVEQFMDQVKYEIAQEFGVNLGSDTVSRANGSVGGEITKRLVQQAQAQLSGQNQQ; this is encoded by the coding sequence ATGGCTCGAAATTCAAATAAATTGCTGGTTCCTGGAGTGGAACAGTTCATGGACCAGGTTAAATATGAAATTGCTCAGGAATTCGGAGTTAACCTCGGTTCAGATACGGTTTCCAGAGCAAATGGTTCAGTAGGCGGAGAGATCACAAAACGCCTTGTCCAACAGGCTCAGGCACAGCTATCTGGGCAAAATCAGCAATAA
- a CDS encoding TrkH family potassium uptake protein, with protein sequence MWINIRRRLDKLSPAQIIVAYYLIAVVVSMSLLSLPIAIQPGAKWSFMDALFTAASAVSVTGLSVITVRDTFTVPGIFILMFVLQFGGIGVMALGTFFWLIIRKKIGLKERRLIMMDQNQTSMSGLVKMLKEILVIIVIIEIIGALLLGLYFLQYFPTWQEAFLHGLFASVSATTNGGFDITGASLIPYAQDYFVVTINILLITLGAIGFPVLVELKSFIFRRKKSAPFHFSLFLKITTLMFLVLLIFGTVSIWALEYNHFFSDKSLLDSFFYAFFQSTTTRSGGLSTMDVNDFTDPTLFLMAALMFIGASPSSVGGGIRTTTFALNLLFLYHFARGRRAVKIFNRELHQDDVIKSLVISIMAVLICFLAVIILMVTENQSLLAIIFEVASAFGTTGLSMGITPDLSTVGKMVLIILMFIGRVGVISFLLIIGGKTEKESIHYPKERVIIG encoded by the coding sequence ATGTGGATTAATATTAGAAGAAGGTTAGACAAATTATCTCCTGCGCAAATTATCGTTGCGTATTATTTGATTGCGGTAGTAGTCTCGATGAGCTTATTAAGTTTACCTATTGCCATACAGCCCGGGGCAAAATGGTCTTTCATGGATGCGTTATTCACTGCCGCAAGTGCCGTAAGTGTTACCGGTCTTTCAGTAATAACGGTACGGGATACATTCACTGTGCCGGGAATCTTTATCCTTATGTTTGTCCTGCAGTTCGGCGGGATTGGTGTCATGGCACTTGGAACCTTCTTCTGGTTGATCATACGGAAGAAGATTGGACTTAAGGAACGCAGATTAATCATGATGGACCAGAACCAGACCTCGATGTCAGGCCTCGTCAAAATGCTAAAAGAAATTCTTGTGATCATTGTCATTATTGAAATAATTGGTGCGCTGCTATTAGGATTATATTTTTTACAATACTTCCCGACATGGCAGGAAGCTTTTCTCCATGGTTTGTTTGCATCTGTTAGTGCTACAACCAATGGAGGGTTTGATATTACCGGAGCCTCATTGATTCCATATGCACAGGATTATTTTGTGGTTACAATCAATATACTCCTGATTACACTTGGTGCAATTGGATTCCCTGTATTGGTTGAGTTGAAAAGTTTCATTTTTAGGAGAAAAAAGAGTGCTCCATTTCATTTTTCACTATTCCTAAAAATCACGACTCTAATGTTTCTCGTTCTCCTGATTTTTGGAACTGTTTCTATTTGGGCTTTGGAATATAATCATTTTTTCTCTGATAAATCGTTGCTGGATTCTTTCTTTTATGCGTTTTTCCAATCCACGACAACCAGAAGTGGTGGTTTGTCGACAATGGATGTAAATGATTTTACAGATCCGACACTGTTCCTGATGGCAGCTTTGATGTTTATTGGAGCTTCTCCAAGCTCTGTCGGCGGAGGAATCCGTACAACAACCTTTGCGCTGAATCTCTTATTCCTCTACCATTTTGCACGCGGAAGAAGAGCGGTAAAAATTTTCAACAGAGAACTGCACCAGGATGATGTTATAAAATCTCTGGTTATTTCAATTATGGCTGTGCTAATATGTTTCCTCGCCGTCATTATCCTAATGGTGACAGAGAATCAATCACTATTGGCCATTATTTTTGAAGTTGCTTCTGCATTTGGTACAACAGGCTTATCCATGGGAATCACCCCAGATCTTTCGACTGTCGGTAAAATGGTCTTAATCATCCTGATGTTCATCGGAAGAGTTGGAGTTATATCCTTCCTGTTGATTATTGGCGGAAAAACAGAGAAAGAAAGCATCCATTATCCAAAAGAGCGTGTAATAATAGGCTGA
- a CDS encoding DUF3905 domain-containing protein produces MTKKERELKPIDIEETLPHQINAPSFKDTGIEMKAPFKNEHGVIIGDSLYESENSPLEKWTDDTDPAVMAGDEWVHPTNDIGWNTAENRELLEEKRKPQAYPFMHPTKDASKGQD; encoded by the coding sequence ATGACAAAAAAAGAACGGGAGCTAAAACCAATAGATATTGAGGAAACCCTGCCTCACCAAATTAACGCTCCCAGCTTCAAGGATACAGGTATCGAAATGAAAGCTCCATTCAAAAATGAGCATGGCGTCATCATTGGAGACAGTCTTTATGAATCAGAAAACTCACCGCTGGAAAAATGGACCGATGATACGGATCCAGCAGTAATGGCCGGTGATGAATGGGTGCACCCGACGAACGATATAGGATGGAATACTGCTGAAAACAGGGAACTTCTTGAGGAAAAGAGAAAACCGCAAGCCTATCCATTCATGCACCCTACAAAAGATGCAAGCAAAGGCCAGGACTAA
- a CDS encoding B12-binding domain-containing radical SAM protein has protein sequence MNIVLTTLNAKYIHTNLAIRYLKAYANPEFDVKLVEYTIKDPAINIVSDLVQKQPDVIGFSCYIWNIEETIKVIKMIKKINPEIKIIVGGPEVTYDVQDWMQEVPEFDFIVIGEGEQTFKQLLSALASGTDFSEVPGIAYRKDESIRMNPQRNKLELKELPSPYRFEEDLPHLSKRVTYLETSRGCPFSCQFCLSSIEVGVRYFDREKIKDDIRYLMANGAKTIKFVDRTFNISRSYAMEMFRFLIDEHLPGTVFQFEITADIMRPEVIEFLNQEAPAGLFRFEIGVQSTNDYTNELVMRKQNFDKLKRTVTMVKEGGKIDQHLDLIAGLPEEDYQSFKKTFNDVFAMRPEELQLGFLKMLRGTGLRLRADQQNYVYMDHSPYEILGNNVLDFNDIIKIKQVEDVLEKYWNDHRMDRTVEYLVTKVFPSPFDFFQDFGSYWEMRGWSRIGHQLEDLFKRLFHFLQEIGVENLEGIESLMKYDYLASMKYKPRKPWWELSLDKQERSELYRGIIHNPEVLGHQYSELNISEKELYKHTLLEDITIDLEKFIEDGEIEHSPSYMLVYFDSKLDRPQFFTFKAQDVKPA, from the coding sequence ATGAACATAGTTTTAACAACGCTAAACGCGAAATATATACACACCAATCTTGCGATCAGATATCTTAAGGCATATGCTAATCCAGAGTTTGATGTCAAGCTCGTTGAGTATACAATCAAAGACCCCGCAATCAATATTGTATCTGATTTGGTTCAAAAGCAACCTGATGTCATTGGATTCAGCTGCTACATTTGGAATATTGAAGAAACAATTAAAGTCATCAAGATGATTAAAAAAATCAACCCTGAAATTAAAATTATTGTAGGGGGCCCAGAGGTTACTTATGACGTTCAGGATTGGATGCAGGAAGTGCCAGAGTTTGATTTTATCGTCATCGGTGAAGGTGAACAGACATTCAAGCAGCTTCTTTCTGCACTAGCTTCAGGAACTGACTTTTCAGAAGTCCCCGGGATAGCCTATCGAAAAGACGAGAGCATCCGAATGAATCCCCAACGGAATAAGTTGGAGTTGAAAGAGCTTCCATCTCCATATCGTTTTGAAGAAGACCTACCCCATCTCTCCAAGAGGGTAACTTATCTTGAGACAAGCCGCGGCTGCCCCTTTAGCTGCCAGTTTTGCCTCTCCTCCATTGAAGTAGGTGTCCGTTACTTTGACAGGGAGAAAATCAAGGACGATATACGTTATTTAATGGCGAATGGGGCAAAGACCATTAAATTCGTCGACAGGACGTTTAATATCAGCCGGAGCTATGCAATGGAAATGTTCCGGTTCTTGATTGATGAGCACCTGCCTGGCACGGTGTTCCAATTCGAAATCACAGCCGATATCATGCGTCCTGAGGTTATTGAATTCCTGAACCAGGAAGCGCCTGCCGGATTGTTCCGCTTTGAAATTGGGGTTCAGTCGACCAATGATTATACAAATGAGTTGGTCATGAGAAAACAGAATTTCGATAAGCTAAAGCGGACTGTCACAATGGTTAAGGAAGGGGGCAAGATTGACCAGCACCTTGACTTAATTGCCGGTTTACCAGAAGAAGATTATCAATCGTTCAAAAAAACATTTAATGATGTATTTGCAATGCGGCCTGAAGAATTGCAGCTTGGCTTCCTGAAGATGCTCAGAGGGACGGGATTGAGACTGAGAGCTGACCAGCAAAATTATGTATATATGGATCATTCTCCATATGAAATCCTTGGGAATAATGTCCTCGATTTCAACGACATCATCAAGATCAAGCAGGTTGAAGATGTACTCGAAAAATATTGGAATGACCACAGGATGGATCGAACCGTTGAATATCTAGTCACAAAGGTATTCCCATCACCATTTGATTTCTTCCAGGATTTCGGCTCTTATTGGGAGATGAGGGGCTGGTCTCGAATTGGCCATCAGCTCGAAGACTTATTCAAGAGGCTATTCCATTTCCTGCAGGAAATAGGTGTGGAAAATCTAGAAGGAATTGAGAGCTTGATGAAGTATGATTACCTTGCAAGCATGAAATACAAGCCGCGAAAGCCCTGGTGGGAACTTAGTTTGGACAAACAGGAACGTTCTGAATTGTACCGTGGCATCATTCATAATCCTGAGGTCCTTGGCCATCAGTACTCCGAATTGAACATTAGTGAAAAAGAATTATATAAGCATACGCTGCTTGAAGATATAACTATTGATTTGGAAAAGTTTATTGAAGATGGAGAAATTGAGCACTCCCCTTCTTATATGCTTGTTTATTTTGATTCTAAATTGGATCGCCCTCAATTTTTCACTTTTAAAGCGCAAGATGTAAAGCCGGCTTAA